Proteins encoded by one window of Anaerosalibacter sp. Marseille-P3206:
- a CDS encoding TRAP transporter small permease gives MKLLKWLDKNFETYFLIGTLIFMVVIISLQVFLRTFFHFSFSWAEEISRYVMLYQIWVGAALAVKEDAHLRITTFRDRFSKKGQAKLEIFVVVLWTVFAAFMTIKSGQLVNILFSRGQVSPAMQMPIGYAYASVTFGCGLMTFRLLQKLYHEIKNLEV, from the coding sequence TTGAAACTTTTGAAATGGCTAGATAAAAATTTTGAAACTTACTTCCTTATTGGAACATTGATATTTATGGTCGTTATTATTTCATTACAAGTTTTTCTTAGGACATTTTTTCATTTTTCATTTTCATGGGCTGAGGAAATTTCTCGTTATGTAATGTTATATCAAATTTGGGTAGGTGCAGCTTTAGCAGTAAAGGAAGATGCACATTTAAGGATTACTACATTTAGAGATAGATTTTCTAAAAAAGGACAAGCAAAGCTTGAAATTTTTGTTGTAGTATTATGGACAGTATTTGCTGCATTTATGACTATTAAATCAGGTCAATTAGTAAATATATTATTTAGTAGAGGACAAGTATCTCCTGCTATGCAAATGCCAATAGGATATGCTTATGCTTCCGTTACTTTTGGTTGTGGTCTCATGACATTTAGGTTATTACAAAAGCTTTATCATGAGATTAAAAATTTGGAGGTGTAG
- a CDS encoding TRAP transporter large permease, which translates to MIILLFVLLAVFVTISMPIGISLGVATLITVLFATNIDPVMIAQNSFTALDSFTLMAIPFFMLAGNFMRYGGVSKRLLNLADEIIGFITGGLGMVTTLTCMFFAAISGSGPATVSAVGSFMIPAMKEEGYDGGYAAALTAAAGTIGVVIPPSIPFVIYGVVTGTSIGDLFLAGIIPGLLMGVALMVLNYKIAKKNGWAGKGNRPTFKSVLKAIKDAFWALLSPLIILGGIYSGYFTPTEAAAISCVYTFIIGTFVYKEIGKQELFDCLKDTVVIAGATSFMIGLSSGFGTLLTMEQVPGTVASALINFSNSKIVILLLINVFLLIVGMFIDNISSCTILAPIFLPVMLELGVNPIHFGIIMTMNLAIGFITPPYGANLFIASAVGKIPMEDIIKYIWPTIGVIIAVLLLTTFIPQLSMLLV; encoded by the coding sequence ATGATTATTCTATTATTCGTATTATTAGCTGTATTTGTAACTATTAGTATGCCAATTGGTATTTCCCTTGGGGTAGCTACTTTAATTACTGTATTATTTGCAACTAATATAGATCCTGTTATGATTGCACAAAATTCTTTTACAGCTTTGGATTCATTTACATTAATGGCAATTCCATTTTTTATGCTAGCAGGAAACTTTATGAGATATGGTGGAGTTTCAAAAAGATTATTAAATCTAGCTGATGAAATAATTGGTTTTATAACTGGTGGACTTGGAATGGTAACAACATTAACATGTATGTTTTTTGCTGCTATTTCTGGTTCGGGACCAGCTACAGTATCAGCAGTTGGATCTTTTATGATACCAGCTATGAAAGAAGAAGGATATGATGGAGGATATGCAGCAGCATTAACAGCCGCAGCTGGAACTATTGGTGTTGTTATTCCACCATCAATACCATTTGTTATTTATGGTGTTGTAACAGGAACATCTATTGGAGATCTTTTCCTAGCTGGAATTATTCCTGGTTTGTTGATGGGTGTTGCTTTGATGGTTCTAAATTATAAAATTGCTAAGAAAAATGGATGGGCAGGAAAAGGTAATAGACCTACATTCAAATCAGTTTTAAAAGCAATAAAGGATGCTTTTTGGGCATTATTAAGTCCTCTTATAATTCTTGGTGGTATATATAGTGGATATTTTACACCAACAGAGGCAGCAGCTATTTCATGTGTATATACATTTATTATTGGAACTTTTGTATATAAAGAAATTGGGAAACAAGAACTATTTGATTGTTTAAAAGATACAGTTGTTATAGCTGGTGCAACATCATTTATGATTGGTTTATCCTCAGGTTTTGGAACTTTATTAACTATGGAACAAGTTCCTGGAACTGTTGCTAGTGCATTGATTAATTTCTCAAATAGTAAAATAGTTATTTTGTTATTAATAAATGTATTTCTATTAATAGTTGGTATGTTCATTGATAATATCTCAAGCTGTACTATTTTAGCACCTATATTTTTACCAGTTATGCTAGAGTTAGGTGTTAATCCAATTCATTTTGGTATTATTATGACAATGAATTTAGCTATTGGATTTATTACACCTCCATACGGAGCAAACCTTTTCATTGCCTCAGCAGTAGGAAAGATTCCTATGGAAGATATTATTAAATATATTTGGCCAACCATTGGCGTTATCATAGCAGTACTATTATTAACAACATTTATTCCACAATTATCTATGCTATTAGTTTAA